One genomic window of Phalacrocorax aristotelis chromosome 21, bGulAri2.1, whole genome shotgun sequence includes the following:
- the OARD1 gene encoding ADP-ribose glycohydrolase OARD1 isoform X1, with product MATHFSKDQEERIKCVKGDLFSCPQTDSLAHCISEDCRMGAGIAVLFKKKFGGVQELLDQQKKTGEVAVLQREDRYIYYLITKKKVSHKPTYENMRKSLEAMKAHCLNNGVTDISMPRIGCGLDRLDWNKVSAILGEVFEDTDIKITVYSL from the exons ATGGCCACCCACTTCTCCAAGGATCAGGAGGAGAGA ATCAAGTGTGTTAAGGGGGACCTGTTCTCATGCCCCCAGACGGACTCATTGGCTCATTGTATCAGCGAGGACTGTCGCATGGGTGCAGGCATAGctgttctttttaagaaaaagtttgGAGGCGTACAAGAGCTGTTGGATCAAC aaaagaaaactgggGAGGTGGCAGTTCTCCAAAGAGAGGACCGATATATTTACTACCTG ATTACGAAGAAGAAAGTTTCTCACAAACCGACGTATGAGAATATGCGAAAGAGTTTAGAAGCCATGAAAGCTCACTGTCTAAACAATGGAGTTACTGACATTTCCATGCCTAG GATTGGATGTGGACTTGACCGCCTGGATTGGAATAAAGTTTCAGCAATACTTGGAGAAGTGTTTGAAGACACAGATATAAAGATCACAGTTTACAGTCTGTGA
- the OARD1 gene encoding ADP-ribose glycohydrolase OARD1 isoform X2 — MWGKLGRLFVAKAPARSLVLHTASAAAGVFTVAHVTMATHFSKDQEERIKCVKGDLFSCPQTDSLAHCISEDCRMGAGIAVLFKKKFGGVQELLDQQKKTGEVAVLQREDRYIYYLITKKKVSHKPTYENMRKSLEAMKAHCLNNGVTDISMPRIGCGLDRLDWNKVSAILGEVFEDTDIKITVYSL; from the exons ATGTGGGGGAAGCTGGGGAGGCTCTTCGTGGCCAAAGCACCGGCCCGGTCGCTCGTTCTTCACACCGCGTCCGCGG CTGCAGGAGTCTTCACCGTAGCCCACGTTACCATGGCCACCCACTTCTCCAAGGATCAGGAGGAGAGA ATCAAGTGTGTTAAGGGGGACCTGTTCTCATGCCCCCAGACGGACTCATTGGCTCATTGTATCAGCGAGGACTGTCGCATGGGTGCAGGCATAGctgttctttttaagaaaaagtttgGAGGCGTACAAGAGCTGTTGGATCAAC aaaagaaaactgggGAGGTGGCAGTTCTCCAAAGAGAGGACCGATATATTTACTACCTG ATTACGAAGAAGAAAGTTTCTCACAAACCGACGTATGAGAATATGCGAAAGAGTTTAGAAGCCATGAAAGCTCACTGTCTAAACAATGGAGTTACTGACATTTCCATGCCTAG GATTGGATGTGGACTTGACCGCCTGGATTGGAATAAAGTTTCAGCAATACTTGGAGAAGTGTTTGAAGACACAGATATAAAGATCACAGTTTACAGTCTGTGA